AATGGGTTACGAGCCATCGCGGTCTGTTGTCATCGAGGACAGTGTTGCCGGAACGAAGGCGGGCACAGCCGCCGGCATGCGCGTGTTTTCCTATTGCGGCGACAAGCATGCGGACCACGAGGGTCTGGCTGCTGCCGGTGGCATACTCTTCGACGACATGCGCAAACTACCCGCGCTACTGGGAGTCGCCTGATGGCCGAGCCCTTGACCGTTGTCGACATGCACACTGGCGGTGAACCCTTGCGCATTGTTACCGGCGGTTATCCCAAACTGCCAAAGGGCACGATCCTCGAAAAGCGGGTCTATGTGCGCGAAAGGCTGGATCACCTCCGCAAGATACTGATATTCGAGCCACGCGGCCATTTTGATATGTATGGCGCGGTTCTGGTCGAGCCAAACCTGCCCGGCGCCGACCTGGCAGTGCTGTTCATGCACAATGAAGGCTACTCCACCATGTGCGGCCACGCCATCATGGCGCTTGGCCGCTACGCCGTGGACTATGGTATTGTGCCCAAGGTCGAGCCTGTGACGACGGTTCAAATCGAATGCCCGTGCGGCATGGTCGTGGCGTCCGTCGAAGTTCGCGACGGCAAATCCGGCGGTGTATCATTCGAGAGCGTGCCTGCCTTTCTTTATGCTGGGGAGCAGATGATCGAGCTGCCGGGATTCGGCAAGATCAATTTCGATGTGGCCTATGGCGGAGCCTTCTATGCCTTGGCGGACTGTCATCAGTTTGGTCTCGAATTCGGCCGCGATCCGGCAAGGACCTTCATTGACGCTGCAACCATCCTCACCGAGGCGGTAAAGGAGGCGGTGTCGCTCGACCATCCAGACCATAAGGACCTGGCGTTTCTCTACGGATCGATCCTGACAGATGGAGCGGACGACTGGAATGAAGGCCCGACGAAGAATGTCTGCATCTTCGCCGACGCGCAGCTTGACCGCTCGCCGACGGGTTCGGGCGTGACCGCGCGGCTGGCTGCGATGTTCGCCAAAGGACAAATACGCGAAGGGAATGCGCGGATATTCGAAAGCATTGTAGGCTCACGCTTTGCGGGCTTCGTTGCCTCTACGACCAAGGCGGGCGATTTCGACGCTATTACCGCCCGCGTTTCCGGCCACGCTTATTATAGCGGCAAGGCTGAGTTTATCGTCGAGGACGACGATCCTTTGGGCCAAGGATTTCTGGTTCTCTAGAGCAAATTCGCTCCGTTTTCACAGGTCCAAAACCGTTGCTTGAAAATATATTAAACCAAATGGTTGACTATCGAATATTACGATGTTATTAAACCATATGGTTGAATTTCAGACACCGCACCTCGACGCCGTTTTCCACGCTCTCTCCGATCCAACACGGAGGGCCATTCTTCACCGGCTGACCGAGGGCGAACGTACCGTCAGCGAGCTTGCAACGCCCTTCAACATGTCGCTCGCTGGCGCGTCGAAACATATCAAGGTGCTGGAAGGAGCCGGATTGGTGCGCCGCCATGTCCAAGGCCGTACGCATTATTGTCAGCTTGAGGCGGCCCGTCTTGCTGAAGCGCAAGAATGGCTACGTACCTATGAGCGGTTCTGGACAACGCGTCTCGACGATCTCGAGGAACTCCTGCGCGAGGAAGATCGCGCGTCGGCTCGATCAAGCGAACAGTCGCCGTCGAGGCTAACCAAATCTGATAAAACGTCAAGGAGCACGAAATGAACGAGCATGTCGGAAATGATCGCCTCGGTGTTGTGACAGCACCGCGTACGATTCGCATCGAACGTATCCTTCCCGGCCCAGTCGAACGGGTCTGGACCTATCTTACTGAATCGGACAAGCGCAAGAAATGGCTGGCCGAGGGGCCAATTGCCAATTATGTCGGCGGCGATGTGGAACTGACCTTTTACCACTCACAATTGTCGGACGAGCCGACCCCCGCCGACTACCAGAAATATGAGGGTCACACCAACAAGGGCAAGGTCACTCGTTATGAGCCGCCGTCATTCCTCAGCTTCACCTGGCCGGAATCCACAGGAGAACCTTCCGAAGTAACATTCGAACTTACGGCTTCGGGATCGGATACATTGCTCCGGGTCACGCACACACGGCTTGGCAGCAACGATTCCATGGTGAGCGTTGCCAGCGGCTGGCACACACATCTGGGTGTCCTCATCGATCACCTCAGCGGCGAACAGACCAGCGGATTCTGGGACAAGTTCACCCGGCTCGAGAAGGAATACAAGCAGATCATCGCGGGCTGATTGCGTAAGGTATCGCTTACATAATATGTTGGCCGGCATAGTATGCCGGCCTTCGGCCTTCAACTACGGTCTAAATCGCCTCTCGAACATCCAGACCGACTCTTCCGTATAGGTCGTTTCGGCAATCTTGCGGAAACCATTCTTTTCAGCGATCCGCTGCGATCCAGCGTTTTCCGGAGATATGATGCAGACCGCCCGATCGTGCTTGAAGAAAGCATCGCCCCAAGTGACCACCTTGGCGAGAGCTTCACTTCCGAAGCCTTTGCCGTGGATTTCCGGCGCGAGAACCCAGCCCATCTCCGGCGTATCGCCAAT
This is a stretch of genomic DNA from Phyllobacterium zundukense. It encodes these proteins:
- a CDS encoding ArsR/SmtB family transcription factor, whose protein sequence is MVEFQTPHLDAVFHALSDPTRRAILHRLTEGERTVSELATPFNMSLAGASKHIKVLEGAGLVRRHVQGRTHYCQLEAARLAEAQEWLRTYERFWTTRLDDLEELLREEDRASARSSEQSPSRLTKSDKTSRSTK
- a CDS encoding proline racemase family protein, producing the protein MAEPLTVVDMHTGGEPLRIVTGGYPKLPKGTILEKRVYVRERLDHLRKILIFEPRGHFDMYGAVLVEPNLPGADLAVLFMHNEGYSTMCGHAIMALGRYAVDYGIVPKVEPVTTVQIECPCGMVVASVEVRDGKSGGVSFESVPAFLYAGEQMIELPGFGKINFDVAYGGAFYALADCHQFGLEFGRDPARTFIDAATILTEAVKEAVSLDHPDHKDLAFLYGSILTDGADDWNEGPTKNVCIFADAQLDRSPTGSGVTARLAAMFAKGQIREGNARIFESIVGSRFAGFVASTTKAGDFDAITARVSGHAYYSGKAEFIVEDDDPLGQGFLVL
- a CDS encoding SRPBCC family protein gives rise to the protein MNEHVGNDRLGVVTAPRTIRIERILPGPVERVWTYLTESDKRKKWLAEGPIANYVGGDVELTFYHSQLSDEPTPADYQKYEGHTNKGKVTRYEPPSFLSFTWPESTGEPSEVTFELTASGSDTLLRVTHTRLGSNDSMVSVASGWHTHLGVLIDHLSGEQTSGFWDKFTRLEKEYKQIIAG